A genomic segment from Alteribacillus bidgolensis encodes:
- a CDS encoding YihY/virulence factor BrkB family protein, with the protein MYITFIRHFIKRIRENRIFDVSAQLGYYFLMAMFPLLLFILSVISFLPISSNDVLRFISPYVPPGTLNIITFNINTIIDVQRFDTLSFSSIATVWLSLLGTFAIIRAINHAYRLSYPRLYKMFIIGFGLMMSILLAIIISLLLPIYGRPFGSFLFSLIGWDAFFMYIWEWVRWGVSFIVIGLVLLYIYLTVPNRIISLKEAFPGAVFALISWQAGSLGFFFYVENNDYSVIYGSLGNIIVLMIWFYISGFSILAGGELNAMIAEKRKNRW; encoded by the coding sequence GTGTATATAACATTTATCCGTCATTTCATTAAACGTATTAGAGAAAACAGGATTTTCGATGTGTCTGCACAACTCGGTTATTATTTCTTAATGGCCATGTTTCCATTGCTTCTGTTTATTTTAAGTGTTATTAGTTTCTTACCTATTTCAAGTAATGATGTTCTTAGGTTTATTTCTCCTTACGTGCCTCCCGGAACGCTGAATATTATTACTTTTAATATTAATACCATTATAGATGTCCAGCGTTTTGATACTCTTTCTTTTAGTTCGATTGCAACCGTTTGGCTATCTTTATTGGGAACATTTGCCATTATAAGAGCGATTAACCACGCTTACCGTTTATCGTACCCACGGTTATATAAAATGTTTATCATTGGGTTTGGTCTTATGATGTCAATACTATTAGCGATTATCATTTCGCTTTTGCTTCCGATTTACGGACGGCCTTTTGGATCTTTTTTATTTTCCCTCATTGGATGGGATGCCTTTTTTATGTATATCTGGGAATGGGTGCGCTGGGGCGTAAGTTTTATTGTCATCGGACTGGTGCTTTTATACATTTATTTAACTGTTCCTAATAGAATAATCTCTCTAAAAGAAGCCTTTCCAGGAGCTGTATTTGCTCTCATAAGCTGGCAGGCAGGTTCGCTTGGCTTTTTCTTTTATGTAGAAAATAACGACTACTCGGTGATTTATGGCAGTCTTGGCAACATTATTGTTTTAATGATCTGGTTTTATATTTCTGGATTTTCTATATTAGCCGGTGGTGAATTAAATGCCATGATTGCAGAAAAAAGGAAAAATAGATGGTGA
- a CDS encoding ABC-F family ATP-binding cassette domain-containing protein, protein MITCQNVGLRYGDKKLFEDVNIKFTPGNCYGLIGANGAGKSTFLKILSGEIDSQSGHVHIDKGQRVAVLKQDHFAYEEKRVIDVVIMGHSRLYEVMHEKDEIYMKPDFSDEDGMKAAELEAEFAEMNGYEAETEAAQLLRGLGVPEELHEKTMAELTGPEKVKVLLAQALFGNPDILLMDEPTNHLDIEAVQWLEEFLINFENTVIVVSHDRHFLNKVCTHIADLDFGKIELYVGNYDFWYESSQLAQKMAKEANQKKEDQIKQLKEFIARFSANASKSKQATSRKKTLEKITLDDIKPSSRRYPFVQFKPNRDLGKDLLTVEGLTKTIDGVKVLDNVSFVLNSGDKVAFVGDHEIAKTTLFKILTGEMEPDSGSFKWGLTTSQAYFPKDNSPYFDGVDLNLVEWLRQYSPDDQTETFIRGFLGRMLFSGEEVFKKASVLSGGEKVRCMLSKIMLSGANVLILDEPTNHLDLESITALNNGLIDFKGSVLFSSHDHEFIQTIANRIIEFTPDGFIDKQTTYDEYIEDQKMQKK, encoded by the coding sequence ATGATTACTTGCCAAAACGTCGGGCTTAGATATGGAGATAAAAAACTGTTTGAGGACGTAAATATTAAATTTACTCCCGGTAATTGTTACGGTTTGATTGGAGCCAACGGTGCTGGAAAATCTACTTTCCTTAAAATCCTGTCTGGTGAAATTGACTCTCAATCCGGGCATGTTCATATAGACAAAGGACAGCGTGTCGCCGTTTTAAAACAGGATCACTTTGCCTATGAAGAAAAGCGGGTGATTGATGTTGTCATTATGGGGCATTCCCGCTTGTATGAAGTAATGCACGAAAAAGATGAGATTTACATGAAACCTGACTTTTCCGATGAAGACGGTATGAAAGCAGCAGAACTCGAAGCTGAATTTGCAGAAATGAATGGATATGAGGCAGAAACAGAGGCTGCCCAGCTCCTTAGAGGGCTTGGAGTACCAGAAGAACTTCATGAAAAAACGATGGCAGAACTTACTGGTCCAGAAAAGGTAAAAGTACTTCTCGCTCAAGCTTTATTTGGAAATCCTGATATACTGTTAATGGATGAGCCGACAAACCACCTTGATATTGAAGCTGTTCAATGGTTGGAAGAATTTTTAATTAACTTTGAAAACACAGTTATCGTCGTTTCTCACGACCGTCACTTTTTAAATAAAGTGTGCACCCATATTGCAGACCTGGACTTCGGAAAGATTGAGCTATACGTAGGGAATTATGACTTTTGGTATGAATCCAGCCAGCTCGCGCAAAAAATGGCAAAGGAAGCAAACCAAAAGAAAGAAGATCAAATTAAGCAATTAAAAGAGTTTATCGCTAGATTTAGTGCGAACGCATCTAAATCAAAACAAGCTACCTCGAGGAAAAAAACACTAGAAAAAATTACGTTAGATGATATAAAGCCTTCTTCGCGTCGTTATCCATTCGTACAGTTCAAGCCAAACCGTGATCTTGGTAAAGATTTGCTTACTGTTGAGGGACTCACTAAAACAATTGACGGGGTAAAAGTTCTTGATAACGTCAGCTTTGTACTAAACAGCGGGGATAAAGTGGCTTTTGTAGGAGATCATGAAATTGCGAAGACAACGCTATTTAAAATACTCACCGGAGAAATGGAACCAGACAGCGGCTCGTTTAAATGGGGATTAACAACTTCCCAAGCATATTTTCCTAAAGATAACTCCCCTTATTTTGACGGTGTTGATTTAAATTTAGTCGAATGGCTAAGACAGTACTCGCCTGACGATCAAACCGAAACATTTATCCGTGGCTTTCTCGGCCGTATGCTTTTCTCAGGAGAAGAAGTCTTTAAAAAAGCAAGCGTGTTATCCGGAGGAGAAAAAGTACGCTGCATGCTTTCTAAAATAATGTTAAGCGGAGCAAATGTACTCATATTAGATGAACCTACAAACCACTTAGATCTCGAATCAATTACAGCTTTAAATAATGGTTTAATTGATTTTAAAGGATCGGTGCTGTTTTCATCACACGACCACGAATTTATTCAAACGATCGCAAACAGGATTATTGAGTTCACTCCAGACGGTTTTATCGATAAACAAACGACGTATGATGAATATATCGAAGATCAAAAGATGCAAAAGAAATAA
- a CDS encoding S1C family serine protease, whose product MDDKHKDKLDELYDEKYEEISYEEFKEALDEEAQRKPSDNMEKKKNRRGVRVIAVLLTLMLVFQVLAMLFDMFRIDAIEFLKTSYRLSQDEDIQEWKEAVVTIQGEGRFGRSKGTGFFIEKEGLVLTNHHVIEQQDTIGINTEDGEIYEGELLASDAEKDLALIEIEGEEGFETLHLQNKISEENEHIYVIGNPLSFTKIANEGKILGEETTRENALGISAPIYRGNSGSPVISENGDVTGVVYAKKSINHPEQESIGLAVPIDDVHSFLEETKE is encoded by the coding sequence ATGGATGATAAACATAAAGATAAGCTTGATGAATTGTATGATGAAAAGTATGAAGAAATTTCTTACGAAGAATTTAAAGAAGCATTAGATGAGGAAGCGCAGCGAAAACCATCAGATAACATGGAGAAAAAGAAAAACAGACGAGGCGTGCGCGTTATCGCAGTTTTATTAACACTGATGTTGGTTTTTCAAGTTTTAGCAATGTTGTTTGACATGTTCCGGATTGATGCTATCGAGTTTTTAAAAACATCTTATCGACTTTCTCAGGATGAAGACATTCAGGAGTGGAAAGAAGCAGTTGTTACTATTCAAGGGGAAGGAAGATTTGGGCGTTCCAAAGGAACCGGTTTTTTTATTGAAAAAGAAGGGCTGGTTTTAACAAATCATCATGTGATTGAACAACAAGACACAATTGGAATAAATACAGAAGATGGAGAAATCTATGAAGGAGAGTTGTTAGCCAGTGACGCCGAAAAAGACCTGGCTTTAATTGAAATAGAAGGAGAGGAGGGGTTTGAAACCTTGCATCTGCAGAATAAAATATCTGAGGAAAATGAACACATTTATGTGATAGGAAATCCGCTTTCATTCACTAAAATAGCAAATGAAGGAAAAATTTTAGGTGAAGAGACGACAAGAGAAAACGCGTTGGGTATATCAGCTCCAATATACCGCGGCAATAGCGGCAGTCCCGTTATAAGTGAAAATGGGGACGTGACAGGGGTTGTTTACGCGAAAAAATCGATTAATCATCCAGAACAAGAGTCCATTGGTTTAGCTGTTCCAATAGATGATGTACACTCCTTTTTAGAAGAAACGAAAGAATGA
- a CDS encoding DUF6501 family protein, producing the protein MIHKTWTESETIKQLKCVHANAKKYKVDRVLTPGKIYDVKNETEEFYFVVDNSGKVGGFKKDYFEEL; encoded by the coding sequence ATGATACATAAAACATGGACAGAATCAGAAACAATAAAACAGCTGAAATGTGTGCATGCGAATGCTAAAAAATATAAGGTGGACCGGGTGCTGACCCCCGGAAAAATATATGACGTAAAAAATGAAACTGAGGAGTTTTATTTTGTTGTTGACAACTCTGGTAAAGTTGGCGGCTTTAAAAAAGATTACTTTGAAGAGCTTTAA
- a CDS encoding NupC/NupG family nucleoside CNT transporter, with the protein MNFLWGLMGIAFILFLAFLLSARKKSINPRTILGGLAFQIFFAFIVLYWQAGVNALEGVTRAVQSVIGNANEGILFLFGDLIELEGVGNIFAFQVLPVIIFFSSLIAVLYYIGVMQWIVKIIGGFLSFILGTSKAESMSAAANIFVGQTEAPLVVRPYLAKMTKSELFTVMTGGLASVAGSVLFGYYALGIPLNYLLAASFMAAPAGLIMAKMMMPETEVSTTSDEIKIEKDKESQNVIDAAARGASTGLHLALNVGAMLLAFIGLIALINSLLGLVGGWFGAEYLTLELILGFIFAPIAFMIGVPWAEALQAGSFIGQKLVVNEFVAYAAFAPEMETFSEKAQVIITFALCGFANLSSMAIILGGIGALIPERRKELAQLGLRAVAAGALASLLSAAIAGMFV; encoded by the coding sequence ATGAATTTTTTGTGGGGCTTAATGGGGATTGCATTTATTTTGTTTCTTGCTTTTCTATTATCGGCAAGAAAAAAGTCGATCAATCCAAGAACTATTTTAGGTGGACTTGCTTTTCAAATATTTTTTGCATTTATTGTTTTATACTGGCAAGCAGGAGTGAACGCCCTTGAAGGAGTTACAAGAGCTGTCCAAAGCGTTATAGGTAATGCTAATGAAGGAATTCTCTTTTTATTCGGTGATTTAATCGAATTAGAAGGTGTTGGAAATATTTTTGCATTTCAAGTATTACCGGTCATTATTTTCTTTTCTTCTTTAATTGCAGTTTTATATTACATTGGTGTTATGCAGTGGATAGTAAAGATTATTGGTGGATTTTTATCTTTTATACTTGGTACTAGTAAAGCAGAATCGATGTCTGCCGCCGCCAATATATTTGTTGGGCAAACGGAGGCGCCTCTGGTGGTCCGCCCCTATTTGGCCAAAATGACGAAATCAGAATTATTTACCGTTATGACAGGGGGGCTTGCTTCTGTAGCAGGTTCAGTATTGTTTGGATATTACGCTCTTGGAATTCCGTTAAACTATTTGCTTGCGGCGAGCTTTATGGCAGCTCCTGCCGGTTTGATTATGGCAAAAATGATGATGCCAGAAACCGAAGTATCGACTACATCCGATGAAATAAAAATTGAAAAAGATAAAGAATCACAAAATGTTATTGATGCAGCAGCCAGAGGGGCTTCGACAGGGCTGCACTTGGCATTAAACGTTGGTGCCATGCTGCTTGCATTTATCGGTCTCATTGCATTAATTAACTCTCTATTAGGTTTAGTTGGCGGATGGTTTGGTGCAGAATACTTAACGCTTGAACTTATTTTAGGATTTATTTTTGCCCCAATAGCATTTATGATTGGTGTTCCTTGGGCGGAAGCTTTGCAGGCTGGAAGTTTTATAGGTCAAAAACTTGTAGTAAATGAATTCGTAGCTTATGCAGCATTTGCCCCGGAAATGGAAACTTTTTCTGAAAAAGCACAGGTCATCATTACATTTGCATTGTGCGGGTTTGCGAACCTCTCTTCCATGGCTATCATTCTTGGCGGTATAGGAGCGCTTATCCCAGAACGACGCAAAGAATTAGCGCAGCTCGGACTTCGTGCTGTTGCTGCAGGTGCGTTGGCATCTTTATTAAGTGCGGCCATTGCTGGTATGTTTGTTTAA